A part of Haloarchaeobius sp. HME9146 genomic DNA contains:
- a CDS encoding NAD(+)/NADH kinase, producing the protein MKVGLVAQKDNARAAHLAEKLREMLRERDVTIVVDTATATALGIDGVSPEAMQDCALVVSIGGDGTFLYTARGAGTAPIMGVNLGEVGFLNAVSPDDAVDAVRDEVAHIRETGSPHVREMMRLQASGDDWTLDPGMNEIVVQGPQRGHGAGASFEVRVDGELYTGSQGDGILIATPAGSTAYNLSEGGPFIRPEVDAVVVTEMCASEPMPSLVSAADSTVTVRVDDADSGFVISDGRNQQVIDPPETVTIERADQPVRMAGPPSEFFKALNKLD; encoded by the coding sequence ATGAAGGTGGGGCTGGTCGCCCAGAAGGACAACGCTCGTGCGGCCCATCTGGCGGAGAAACTCCGCGAGATGCTCCGCGAGCGCGACGTGACGATAGTAGTCGACACGGCCACAGCCACGGCCCTCGGCATCGACGGCGTCTCGCCCGAGGCCATGCAGGACTGTGCGCTGGTCGTGAGCATCGGGGGCGACGGGACGTTCCTCTACACCGCCCGCGGCGCTGGGACCGCCCCCATCATGGGCGTGAACCTCGGCGAGGTCGGCTTCCTGAACGCCGTCTCGCCCGACGATGCCGTCGACGCGGTCCGGGACGAGGTCGCGCACATCCGGGAGACCGGATCGCCACACGTCCGCGAGATGATGCGCCTCCAGGCCAGCGGCGACGACTGGACGCTCGACCCCGGGATGAACGAGATCGTCGTCCAGGGGCCCCAGCGCGGCCACGGGGCGGGTGCCTCCTTCGAGGTCCGGGTCGACGGCGAGCTCTACACCGGCAGCCAGGGCGACGGTATCCTCATCGCGACCCCGGCGGGCAGCACCGCGTACAACCTCAGCGAAGGTGGGCCGTTCATCCGCCCCGAGGTCGACGCCGTCGTCGTCACCGAGATGTGTGCCTCCGAACCGATGCCCTCGCTGGTGAGCGCCGCCGACAGCACGGTCACGGTCCGTGTGGACGACGCGGACTCCGGCTTCGTCATCAGCGACGGGCGCAACCAGCAGGTCATCGACCCACCCGAGACCGTCACCATCGAGCGGGCCGACCAGCCGGTCCGGATGGCCGGCCCCCCGAGCGAGTTCTTCAAAGCCCTCAACAAGCTGGATTGA
- the mptA gene encoding GTP cyclohydrolase MptA — MSEQLPDVQASSPDVTVGLSQVGVTGVEKLVKLHREGKRPIVLMAEFEVFVDLPSWRKGADMSRNMQVIDETLEAATRDEALRVEDVCGDAAERLLAKHDYTSKAVVKMEAELVTRENTPASGLETQSVVDIIASATATDEGTREEIGAHVVGMTVCPCSQGMSAARARNVLADLGVDDETTEEFLDRVPQPGHSQRGHATITIESEGTPDVDLMDIVEVARDSMSARIYNLAKRPDEDHMTYEAHADAKFVEDCVRAMAEGVVAEFDHLPDDAVIHMEQSNDESIHQHNAHAERLVEMGQLRKELDGEH, encoded by the coding sequence ATGAGTGAGCAACTGCCGGACGTCCAGGCGTCCAGCCCGGACGTCACCGTCGGGCTGAGCCAGGTGGGGGTCACAGGCGTCGAGAAGCTCGTGAAACTCCACCGAGAGGGCAAGCGCCCCATCGTCCTGATGGCCGAGTTCGAAGTGTTCGTCGACCTCCCGTCGTGGCGCAAGGGTGCCGATATGTCCCGCAACATGCAGGTCATCGACGAGACGCTCGAAGCCGCGACCCGCGACGAGGCCCTCCGCGTGGAGGACGTCTGTGGCGACGCCGCCGAGCGCCTGCTGGCCAAGCACGACTACACCAGCAAGGCCGTCGTGAAGATGGAAGCCGAACTCGTCACCCGCGAGAACACGCCCGCCTCCGGACTCGAGACCCAGAGCGTCGTCGATATCATCGCGAGCGCCACCGCGACCGACGAGGGTACCCGCGAGGAGATCGGTGCCCACGTCGTCGGCATGACGGTCTGTCCCTGCTCGCAGGGCATGTCGGCCGCCCGCGCCCGGAACGTGCTCGCCGACCTCGGCGTCGACGACGAGACCACCGAGGAGTTCCTCGACCGCGTGCCCCAGCCCGGCCACAGCCAGCGCGGCCACGCCACCATCACCATCGAGAGCGAGGGCACCCCCGACGTGGACCTCATGGACATCGTCGAGGTCGCCCGCGACTCCATGTCGGCCCGCATCTACAACCTCGCGAAGCGCCCCGACGAGGACCACATGACCTACGAGGCCCACGCCGACGCGAAGTTCGTCGAGGACTGCGTGCGTGCCATGGCCGAGGGCGTGGTCGCGGAGTTCGACCACCTGCCGGACGACGCCGTGATTCATATGGAGCAGTCCAACGACGAGTCCATCCACCAGCACAACGCCCATGCGGAACGGCTGGTCGAGATGGGCCAGCTCCGGAAGGAACTGGACGGCGAACACTGA
- a CDS encoding TrmB family transcriptional regulator has translation MASLRDLGLSEYEARAYRALLNTGPTTAKELSRASDVPMGRIYDVLNSIEQYNLVRSQTASRPKKYVAVEPATALDRLLEDKKRELDEKAEQYENIVDELSDELDAAEPVEEQFWTAAVGQEETTDLLLERLTAADRHIIMVASAQTPQFDVTEVGDQIVEQLEDALERGVKIDVLLTRQVVDTLSEEVGRKYRERLSPDPDFEVRTSDDVTGTFNLLDDVEVVIQVPNPLGSSGETFAMIDLKDPEFATEVYDEFQPTWEDAEPLSF, from the coding sequence ATGGCGAGCCTCAGGGACCTCGGGTTGTCGGAGTACGAAGCGAGAGCATACCGTGCGCTGTTGAACACAGGACCGACAACCGCCAAAGAGTTGTCGCGGGCCAGCGACGTGCCCATGGGCCGAATCTACGACGTGCTCAACAGCATCGAGCAGTACAACCTGGTCCGGAGCCAGACCGCGAGCCGCCCCAAGAAGTACGTCGCCGTCGAGCCCGCGACCGCCCTCGACCGACTGCTGGAGGACAAGAAGCGCGAACTCGACGAGAAGGCCGAACAGTACGAGAACATCGTCGACGAACTCTCGGACGAACTCGACGCCGCCGAACCCGTCGAAGAGCAGTTCTGGACCGCCGCCGTGGGACAGGAGGAGACCACCGACCTCCTGCTCGAACGGCTCACCGCGGCCGACCGCCACATCATCATGGTCGCCTCGGCCCAGACCCCTCAGTTCGACGTGACGGAGGTCGGCGACCAGATAGTCGAACAGCTCGAAGACGCGCTCGAACGTGGTGTCAAGATAGACGTCCTCCTCACCCGCCAGGTCGTCGACACCCTCTCCGAGGAGGTCGGTCGCAAGTACCGCGAGCGCCTCTCCCCCGACCCCGACTTCGAGGTCCGCACCAGCGACGACGTGACTGGTACGTTCAATCTGCTCGACGACGTCGAGGTCGTCATCCAGGTGCCCAACCCGCTCGGCTCCTCGGGCGAGACGTTCGCGATGATCGACCTCAAAGACCCAGAGTTCGCGACCGAGGTGTACGACGAGTTCCAGCCGACGTGGGAGGACGCCGAACCGCTGAGTTTCTGA
- a CDS encoding DUF255 domain-containing protein translates to MDESAAQTRVEWHEWGPDAFELAAEEGKPILLSLSATWCSHCHEMDRETYDEPRIAANVNDGFVPVRVDVDRNPRVRDRYNMGGFPSNVFLTPDGEVLTGSGYLGEDGMRQVIDSVRRMWDEKGAAAGRVPRSVQDNDTPAGELTEDIEIQLLGQIRESYDERNGGWGSAEKFPMPRTIEFALKREQEQALRSLNAVSANLLDDYAGGFFRFAANPDWSGTHHEKLLDTNASLLRAFANAYLYTGKDEYRQPAEATVDYLTGTLWNGDAFGGGQAAGAGASYYTAEPSDRESAETPTVDETAFADWNALAVDALLTYHAYTDDETARRYAERTLDYLTAELVDDGVVTHFRADDGTEGEAGLLVDHARVLSALTRAREVLGADTLDTAQAVADHAIDTLLVGDSFVDGPREGLGLLDRPLRPLDGNVEFADALLDLALLTGEDEYREVAADALAAFAGAADRFGVRIAAYGSAVSRLLYDPLVIAVTDEPGSDLHRAALRMADHEKVVVPNATGYAESGAAYVVRGESVADPAYDPETLSRRVSDAME, encoded by the coding sequence ATGGACGAGTCCGCAGCCCAGACACGGGTCGAGTGGCACGAGTGGGGACCGGACGCCTTCGAGTTGGCCGCCGAGGAAGGAAAGCCGATCCTGCTCTCGCTGTCGGCGACGTGGTGCTCGCACTGTCACGAGATGGACCGCGAGACGTACGACGAACCCCGAATCGCCGCGAACGTGAACGACGGCTTCGTGCCGGTTCGGGTCGACGTGGACCGGAACCCGCGCGTGCGGGACAGGTACAACATGGGCGGCTTCCCGTCGAACGTGTTCCTCACGCCAGATGGCGAGGTACTGACCGGGTCGGGCTACCTCGGCGAGGACGGCATGCGCCAGGTCATCGACTCGGTGCGCCGGATGTGGGACGAGAAGGGTGCGGCTGCTGGCCGGGTCCCCCGGTCGGTCCAGGACAACGACACCCCGGCAGGGGAACTCACCGAGGACATCGAGATCCAGCTGCTGGGTCAGATCCGCGAGAGCTACGACGAGCGAAACGGCGGCTGGGGCAGTGCAGAGAAGTTCCCGATGCCCCGGACCATCGAGTTCGCGCTGAAGCGCGAGCAAGAGCAAGCACTCCGGAGCCTGAACGCGGTCAGCGCGAACCTGCTGGACGACTACGCGGGCGGCTTCTTCCGGTTCGCCGCGAACCCGGACTGGAGTGGCACCCACCACGAGAAGCTGCTGGACACGAACGCCTCCCTGCTCCGGGCGTTCGCCAACGCCTACCTCTACACCGGGAAGGACGAGTACCGCCAGCCCGCCGAGGCGACGGTCGACTACCTGACGGGCACGCTCTGGAACGGTGACGCCTTCGGCGGCGGGCAGGCTGCCGGCGCGGGCGCGAGCTACTACACCGCGGAGCCCAGCGACCGCGAATCCGCAGAGACCCCGACCGTGGACGAGACGGCCTTCGCGGACTGGAACGCGCTGGCGGTCGACGCCCTGCTCACCTACCACGCCTACACCGACGACGAGACGGCCCGCCGGTACGCCGAGCGCACTCTCGACTATCTCACTGCGGAACTCGTCGACGACGGCGTCGTCACCCACTTCCGGGCCGACGACGGGACGGAAGGCGAGGCCGGGCTGCTGGTCGACCACGCCCGCGTCCTGAGCGCGCTCACCCGCGCCCGCGAGGTCCTCGGTGCGGACACGCTGGACACCGCCCAGGCGGTCGCCGACCACGCCATCGACACCCTGCTCGTCGGCGACTCCTTCGTCGACGGCCCGCGCGAGGGACTCGGGCTTCTCGACCGCCCGCTCCGCCCGCTCGACGGGAACGTCGAGTTCGCCGACGCGCTGCTCGACCTCGCGCTGCTCACCGGGGAGGACGAGTACCGTGAAGTCGCCGCGGACGCGCTGGCCGCCTTCGCCGGCGCGGCCGACCGCTTCGGGGTCCGCATCGCGGCCTACGGTTCGGCGGTGTCGCGCCTGTTGTACGACCCGCTCGTCATCGCGGTCACCGACGAACCGGGCAGCGACCTCCACCGCGCCGCCCTGCGGATGGCCGACCACGAGAAGGTGGTCGTCCCGAACGCGACCGGCTACGCGGAATCGGGAGCGGCCTACGTCGTCCGCGGGGAGTCCGTCGCCGACCCCGCCTACGACCCCGAAACACTCAGCCGCCGAGTTTCCGACGCGATGGAGTGA
- a CDS encoding FxsA family protein — MRTLRLIGLLLVIPTLDAALLLLITLFAPEVTIVIAAALVVLTALVGMLLVRAEGRRTIRKIQRQLAEGKPPTNELMDGGLLIAAGAFFLTPGLVTDFVALLLTIPVTRIPIRAGLKKYIVTPYLDKQTGGMASGNVWTFGFPQGDFEGGNGQMGGFGGMGSGPGGSGGSSSGNSGGSNADDTYNLGDDSYSIEFEDDE, encoded by the coding sequence ATGCGAACACTCCGGCTCATCGGGCTGTTGCTCGTCATCCCGACGCTCGATGCCGCCTTGCTGTTGCTCATCACGCTCTTCGCGCCCGAGGTGACCATCGTCATCGCGGCCGCGCTGGTCGTCCTGACCGCGCTCGTCGGCATGCTGCTCGTGCGCGCCGAGGGCCGGCGCACCATCCGGAAGATACAGCGCCAGCTCGCCGAGGGGAAACCGCCCACGAACGAGTTGATGGACGGCGGGCTGCTCATCGCGGCCGGCGCGTTCTTCCTCACGCCCGGGCTCGTCACGGACTTCGTCGCCCTGCTGCTGACGATCCCCGTGACCCGCATCCCCATCCGCGCCGGGCTGAAGAAGTACATCGTCACGCCGTACCTCGACAAGCAGACCGGCGGCATGGCCTCCGGCAACGTCTGGACGTTCGGCTTCCCCCAAGGCGACTTCGAGGGCGGGAACGGCCAGATGGGCGGCTTCGGCGGGATGGGTAGCGGCCCCGGCGGTTCCGGCGGCTCCAGCAGCGGGAATTCCGGCGGGAGCAACGCTGACGACACCTACAACCTCGGGGACGACTCGTACTCCATCGAGTTCGAGGACGACGAGTGA
- a CDS encoding flagellin: protein MEERAQVSVGLIFMFFAMVAVAAIAGGTLLSGASQLSAQAENETSAAFEDISGGVLVVNEVGKVDAEDGSVGTARLTVKLGAGMNQTNLSNATIQYEDEHVNRTLNFTTGEPTAQNFTVAGPVDHDGSAPVLNNETDVFHIVVAVEDVRAGTEEGAAGLGAGDRAVLTITTERGIVTRSVLTVPQSMEEKVWVPL, encoded by the coding sequence ATGGAGGAGCGCGCCCAGGTGTCCGTCGGGCTCATCTTCATGTTCTTCGCGATGGTCGCGGTGGCGGCCATCGCCGGGGGCACCCTGCTCAGTGGCGCGAGCCAGCTGAGCGCGCAGGCAGAGAACGAGACCTCGGCGGCGTTCGAGGACATCTCCGGGGGCGTGCTGGTCGTGAACGAGGTCGGGAAGGTCGACGCCGAGGATGGAAGCGTCGGCACGGCCCGGCTGACCGTGAAACTCGGGGCCGGGATGAACCAGACCAACCTGTCGAACGCGACCATCCAGTACGAGGACGAGCACGTGAACCGGACGCTGAACTTCACGACGGGCGAGCCGACCGCGCAGAACTTCACCGTGGCCGGGCCGGTCGACCACGACGGGTCCGCGCCGGTGCTGAACAATGAGACCGACGTGTTCCACATCGTCGTCGCCGTGGAGGACGTCCGGGCGGGCACCGAAGAAGGTGCGGCGGGTCTCGGGGCAGGCGACAGGGCGGTGCTGACCATCACCACGGAGCGGGGCATCGTGACGCGGTCGGTGCTGACGGTGCCACAGTCGATGGAGGAGAAGGTGTGGGTGCCGCTGTAG
- the surE gene encoding 5'/3'-nucleotidase SurE, whose amino-acid sequence MARPRVLLTNDDGIDAVGLHALHDGLRDVADVTVVAPTEDQSGAGRRKSYTVEAHEHERGTALDGTPVDCVAVGRYQTQPAPDLVVAGCNPGPNIGAHKLSQSGTVSAAMEAAFLGIPGIAVSAYDPEVGGLREFDRSDFDEAVRVTRFLVERLHDADWLGPDWYFNVTVPTDRSKDDELRLTRPARGFDRRVVEGDGDRELTFDNRFYDPVVPERDAPAPDPDTDLGACADHVTSVSPLHVGVETIEDERLADAFSGFGDDA is encoded by the coding sequence ATGGCACGGCCACGGGTGCTGCTCACGAACGACGACGGAATCGACGCGGTGGGGCTCCACGCGCTCCACGACGGCCTCCGGGACGTGGCGGACGTCACGGTCGTCGCCCCCACCGAGGACCAGAGCGGTGCGGGCCGCCGGAAGTCCTACACCGTCGAAGCACACGAGCACGAGCGCGGCACCGCCCTCGACGGGACCCCCGTCGACTGCGTGGCTGTCGGTCGCTACCAGACCCAGCCCGCCCCGGACCTCGTCGTCGCCGGCTGTAACCCCGGCCCCAACATCGGGGCACACAAGCTCAGCCAGTCCGGCACCGTCAGCGCGGCGATGGAGGCCGCGTTCCTCGGGATACCGGGCATCGCCGTCTCGGCGTACGACCCCGAGGTCGGTGGGCTGCGCGAGTTCGACCGCAGTGATTTCGATGAAGCTGTTCGCGTCACCCGTTTCCTGGTCGAACGACTCCACGACGCCGACTGGCTCGGCCCCGACTGGTACTTCAACGTGACCGTCCCGACCGACCGCTCGAAGGACGACGAGCTCCGGCTCACCCGCCCGGCCCGCGGCTTCGACCGCCGGGTCGTCGAGGGCGACGGCGACCGCGAACTCACCTTCGACAACCGCTTCTACGACCCCGTCGTCCCCGAGCGCGACGCCCCCGCGCCCGACCCCGACACCGACCTCGGAGCCTGCGCCGACCACGTCACCAGCGTCTCCCCGCTCCACGTCGGCGTGGAGACCATCGAGGACGAGCGGCTCGCCGACGCCTTCTCCGGCTTCGGGGACGACGCATAG